A genomic window from Ferviditalea candida includes:
- a CDS encoding ABC transporter permease codes for MQTVTSQSDELLLKSRIRPSDFGPVVALGLLVIVGAVLSPAFLSKGNISNILAQIAVLGLGALGMTYVMIGGFFDLSIAGILALNGVLVVGLQEYLGPVGSILGVLVIGALIGVINGTILRIIKGNFGASIMVTFGTGIIYSSLALLYTGGYSLTLQVNGFYHWIVQGRVLGLPAAIVIMIVCALILHVVLRHSRFGRRVYLTGANAESARLSGIPVHRVRTVTFIISGVIVTIGSLIQTAQTVSASPTSGGNYVLDVIAAVAIGGTSFTGGEGNIPRTVIGVLLIGVLDNVLILAGFDTSVQMMAQGFIIAVALILDSRKKSKYAGAR; via the coding sequence TTGCAGACTGTTACCAGTCAGAGTGACGAGCTCTTGTTAAAAAGCCGAATTAGACCAAGCGATTTTGGACCTGTCGTCGCATTGGGTTTGCTGGTGATTGTCGGTGCGGTGCTTTCTCCCGCATTTCTGTCGAAAGGCAATATTTCGAATATATTGGCCCAAATCGCTGTCTTGGGATTGGGAGCGTTGGGCATGACGTATGTGATGATCGGCGGCTTTTTCGACTTGTCCATCGCAGGGATTTTGGCTCTCAACGGTGTGCTCGTTGTCGGCTTGCAGGAATACTTGGGGCCGGTCGGGTCGATCCTTGGGGTGCTTGTGATCGGTGCGCTCATCGGGGTCATCAACGGCACGATTCTCCGCATCATTAAAGGCAATTTCGGTGCGTCCATCATGGTTACCTTTGGCACCGGGATCATCTATTCTTCGTTGGCTCTTTTGTATACGGGGGGTTACAGTCTTACGCTTCAGGTGAACGGTTTTTACCATTGGATTGTGCAGGGCCGGGTTCTCGGCTTGCCGGCGGCGATTGTCATTATGATTGTGTGCGCGCTTATCCTTCATGTGGTTTTGCGTCATTCGCGATTCGGCAGACGCGTTTATTTGACCGGGGCGAATGCGGAATCGGCGCGTCTGTCGGGAATCCCCGTTCACAGGGTTCGAACCGTTACCTTCATCATATCGGGTGTCATTGTCACGATTGGCTCCCTGATTCAAACGGCGCAAACGGTAAGTGCGTCGCCGACATCCGGAGGGAACTACGTGCTGGATGTGATTGCCGCAGTCGCCATAGGCGGAACGAGTTTTACGGGAGGAGAAGGCAATATCCCGCGCACCGTCATCGGTGTTCTGTTAATAGGCGTGCTGGACAATGTGCTCATTCTCGCGGGCTTTGATACCTCCGTGCAAATGATGGCTCAAGGCTTTATTATTGCCGTCGCTCTCATATTGGACAGCCGTAAAAAAAGCAAATATGCCGGGGCGAGGTGA